Proteins encoded by one window of Lepeophtheirus salmonis chromosome 3, UVic_Lsal_1.4, whole genome shotgun sequence:
- the mxt gene encoding uncharacterized protein mxt isoform X1 — MMSTTTTSNPVLQRSASKRGSVEKPRPLKSMSSNGGPKSNNNNSVNSDSSPLSNKNSCIQPSLSQLSSFEISSVENTMSLLENVALKLGNGVYDATVTQAILNLSASLKSWGPFIEVKYKDSFDRCQIALRNACRDEKLALVARLHLLEIFELRALNWKATESMTNYYKQKIAQVEHESHHLSTSSPTNIDSPRSSISSPVNKAPLSTPLAATKDGRKKKNSGSEEMQLFITVGDQEIKISGFDSSILRVAKSVLQKHFEKKAIENMGGRHRVNNNALQRSKSVLCDSHVNIIRTPLFPDSPKSAFQEESDITKNRETRDRRAQFAKNRSKTTLGATKEASQTRNGGYHKNHIHYDRKQLLQIASSQVCQNPPKNWDYVSSVVPEITRRKTHGSPLPIDWEATFLFSKKSQYSEHCDREGKNIQKFGRDSRA; from the exons atgATGAGTACTACTACAACGTCAAACCCCGTCCTTCAGAGATCCGCCTCTAAAAGAGGAAGTGTGGAGAAGCCAAGACCTCTCAAGTCAATGTCTTCGAATGGTGGTCCCaaaagcaacaacaacaacagcgTGAACAGCGATTCGTCTCccttaagtaataaaaattcgTGCATTCAGCCCTCATTATCACAGCTTTCCTCTTTTGAGATATCCTCGG TTGAAAATACAATGAGCTTATTAGAGAATGTGGCTCTAAAGTTAGGAAATGGAGTCTATGATGCCACCGTGACACAAGCCATACTCAACCTCTCTGCATCCCTTAAATCCTGGGGCCCCTTTATTGAAGTTAAATACAAGGATAGTTTCGATCGATGTCAAATTGCTCTACGAAATGCTTGTCGTGATGAAAAACTTGCCCTGGTGGCCCGACTGCATTTACTTGAGATTTTTGAGCTTAGAGCCTTAAATTGGAAAGCCACGGAGAGCATGACTAATTATTACAAACAGAAAATTGCACAAGTGGAG catGAATCTCATCATTTGAGCACCTCTTCACCCACAAACATTGATTCACCACGAAGTAGTATCTCATCACCTGTTAATAAGG CTCCTCTCTCAACACCTTTAGCAGCAACCAAGgatggaagaaagaaaaaaaattcaggatCTGAGGAGATGCAGTTATTTATCACCGTCGGAGatcaagaaatcaaaatatctgGCTTCGACTCCAGTATTCTGAGG GTTGCCAAGTCCGTGTTGCAAAAGCACTTTGAAAAGAAAGCCATTGAAAACATGGGCGGACGGCATCGTGTCAATAATAATGCTCTTCAAAGGTCCAAGAGCGTTCTTTGTGATTCGCATGTTAACATTATTCGAACACCGCTATTTCCTGATTCTCCAAAGTCAGCTTTTCAGGAGGAATCCGACATTACTAAAAATAGAGAAACAAGAGATCGTCGTGCTCAATTTGCTAAAAATCGGTCCAAAACGACTCTAGGTGCTACAAAAGAAGCGTCTCAAACTAGAAATGGAGGTTACCACAAAA ATCACATCCATTACGATAGAAAACAGCTGTTACAGATCGCTAGTAGTCAAGTCTGTCAGAACCCACCTAAGAATTGGGACTATGTCTCTTCAGTCGTCCCAGAAATCACTCGTAGGAAAACTCATGGCTCTCCTCTTCCCATAGATTGGGAGGCAACTTTCCTCTTTTCCAAGAAGTCTCAATACTCCGAGCATTGTGACCGTGaagggaaaaatattcaaaaatttggtCGAGACTCGAGAGCCTAA
- the mxt gene encoding uncharacterized protein mxt isoform X2, with translation MMSTTTTSNPVLQRSASKRGSVEKPRPLKSMSSNGGPKSNNNNSVNSDSSPLIENTMSLLENVALKLGNGVYDATVTQAILNLSASLKSWGPFIEVKYKDSFDRCQIALRNACRDEKLALVARLHLLEIFELRALNWKATESMTNYYKQKIAQVEHESHHLSTSSPTNIDSPRSSISSPVNKAPLSTPLAATKDGRKKKNSGSEEMQLFITVGDQEIKISGFDSSILRVAKSVLQKHFEKKAIENMGGRHRVNNNALQRSKSVLCDSHVNIIRTPLFPDSPKSAFQEESDITKNRETRDRRAQFAKNRSKTTLGATKEASQTRNGGYHKNHIHYDRKQLLQIASSQVCQNPPKNWDYVSSVVPEITRRKTHGSPLPIDWEATFLFSKKSQYSEHCDREGKNIQKFGRDSRA, from the exons atgATGAGTACTACTACAACGTCAAACCCCGTCCTTCAGAGATCCGCCTCTAAAAGAGGAAGTGTGGAGAAGCCAAGACCTCTCAAGTCAATGTCTTCGAATGGTGGTCCCaaaagcaacaacaacaacagcgTGAACAGCGATTCGTCTCccttaa TTGAAAATACAATGAGCTTATTAGAGAATGTGGCTCTAAAGTTAGGAAATGGAGTCTATGATGCCACCGTGACACAAGCCATACTCAACCTCTCTGCATCCCTTAAATCCTGGGGCCCCTTTATTGAAGTTAAATACAAGGATAGTTTCGATCGATGTCAAATTGCTCTACGAAATGCTTGTCGTGATGAAAAACTTGCCCTGGTGGCCCGACTGCATTTACTTGAGATTTTTGAGCTTAGAGCCTTAAATTGGAAAGCCACGGAGAGCATGACTAATTATTACAAACAGAAAATTGCACAAGTGGAG catGAATCTCATCATTTGAGCACCTCTTCACCCACAAACATTGATTCACCACGAAGTAGTATCTCATCACCTGTTAATAAGG CTCCTCTCTCAACACCTTTAGCAGCAACCAAGgatggaagaaagaaaaaaaattcaggatCTGAGGAGATGCAGTTATTTATCACCGTCGGAGatcaagaaatcaaaatatctgGCTTCGACTCCAGTATTCTGAGG GTTGCCAAGTCCGTGTTGCAAAAGCACTTTGAAAAGAAAGCCATTGAAAACATGGGCGGACGGCATCGTGTCAATAATAATGCTCTTCAAAGGTCCAAGAGCGTTCTTTGTGATTCGCATGTTAACATTATTCGAACACCGCTATTTCCTGATTCTCCAAAGTCAGCTTTTCAGGAGGAATCCGACATTACTAAAAATAGAGAAACAAGAGATCGTCGTGCTCAATTTGCTAAAAATCGGTCCAAAACGACTCTAGGTGCTACAAAAGAAGCGTCTCAAACTAGAAATGGAGGTTACCACAAAA ATCACATCCATTACGATAGAAAACAGCTGTTACAGATCGCTAGTAGTCAAGTCTGTCAGAACCCACCTAAGAATTGGGACTATGTCTCTTCAGTCGTCCCAGAAATCACTCGTAGGAAAACTCATGGCTCTCCTCTTCCCATAGATTGGGAGGCAACTTTCCTCTTTTCCAAGAAGTCTCAATACTCCGAGCATTGTGACCGTGaagggaaaaatattcaaaaatttggtCGAGACTCGAGAGCCTAA